A single genomic interval of Novosphingobium ginsenosidimutans harbors:
- a CDS encoding class I SAM-dependent methyltransferase, whose translation MRLRQITDSIVQKFNEALRFLFVDLLKSKAFVDFYLHEYRSYEDYREVQIYHNYRKLGRVWADAGTMDLLAASLRELLGAGPITGICHGTRNGFEQNHLNDQHAGFAVIGTDISPSARDFPNSVEWDFHDVNPEWQGQFDFVYSNSLDQSWQPKVALEAWLDQVRPGGVVVIEYSEEQSPLAAGEMDPFGVRPVAVPYVLADWFGHNVSVSFRQSYKANIKKPNWLFFIRRNTATVAPA comes from the coding sequence ATGCGTCTGCGCCAGATCACTGATTCGATCGTCCAGAAGTTCAACGAGGCGCTGCGCTTCCTGTTTGTCGATCTGCTGAAGTCGAAGGCCTTCGTCGACTTTTACCTCCATGAATACCGGTCCTACGAGGATTACCGCGAGGTCCAAATTTATCACAATTACCGCAAGCTTGGCCGGGTCTGGGCCGATGCCGGGACGATGGACCTGCTCGCCGCGTCGCTTCGCGAACTGTTGGGTGCGGGCCCGATCACAGGCATCTGCCATGGCACGCGCAACGGATTCGAACAGAACCACCTCAATGACCAGCACGCCGGGTTCGCGGTTATCGGCACCGACATTTCCCCCAGCGCGCGGGACTTTCCCAACTCGGTCGAATGGGACTTTCACGATGTGAATCCCGAATGGCAGGGCCAGTTCGATTTCGTCTATTCGAACTCGCTCGACCAGTCGTGGCAGCCCAAGGTGGCGCTTGAGGCCTGGCTTGATCAGGTCCGACCCGGCGGGGTGGTCGTGATCGAATACAGCGAAGAGCAGAGCCCACTTGCCGCTGGCGAGATGGACCCGTTCGGAGTGCGCCCGGTTGCCGTGCCCTATGTCCTCGCTGACTGGTTCGGGCACAATGTCTCGGTCTCGTTCCGCCAGAGCTACAAGGCAAACATCAAGAAGCCAAACTGGCTATTCTTCATCCGCCGCAATACCGCCACGGTCGCTCCCGCCTGA
- a CDS encoding SDR family NAD(P)-dependent oxidoreductase, with amino-acid sequence MALHNRAVFPIKGERSQMMDPLFDFTGKVVLVTGGSRGLGYHMVKAFAQRGADVIIASRKLENCEKVAEECRALGRRAMAFAMHAGRWADCDALVEAVYAEFGRIDILVNNAGMSPACPSHEMSESLFDSVLNLNFKGPFRLASQVAHRMNQGEGGCIINISSIASLQPAPQVVPYGGAKAALNQMSVSLAREYAPKVRVNTIAPGPFLTDIAEAWAEEKRVKQPVAMGRPGYPEEIVTAALMLASPHSSYTTAALVRVDGGQ; translated from the coding sequence ATGGCGCTCCACAACCGGGCAGTCTTTCCGATCAAGGGAGAGAGAAGCCAGATGATGGATCCACTGTTCGATTTCACCGGCAAGGTCGTGCTCGTTACCGGGGGCAGCCGGGGCCTAGGCTACCACATGGTCAAGGCCTTTGCCCAGCGGGGCGCCGATGTGATCATTGCCAGCCGCAAGCTGGAGAACTGCGAAAAGGTGGCGGAGGAATGCCGCGCGCTGGGTCGCCGGGCCATGGCCTTTGCCATGCATGCGGGGCGCTGGGCCGATTGCGATGCCCTGGTCGAGGCAGTCTATGCCGAATTCGGGCGGATCGACATTCTGGTCAACAATGCCGGGATGTCACCCGCCTGCCCCAGCCACGAAATGTCCGAAAGCCTGTTCGATTCGGTGCTGAACCTCAACTTCAAGGGGCCGTTCCGGCTTGCCAGCCAGGTCGCGCACCGGATGAACCAGGGCGAAGGTGGCTGCATCATCAACATCAGCTCGATCGCTTCGCTCCAGCCCGCGCCGCAAGTGGTGCCTTATGGCGGCGCTAAGGCCGCGCTAAATCAGATGTCGGTATCACTGGCGCGCGAATATGCGCCCAAGGTGCGGGTCAACACGATCGCCCCCGGCCCCTTCCTGACCGACATCGCCGAAGCCTGGGCCGAGGAAAAGCGCGTGAAGCAGCCTGTCGCGATGGGCCGCCCGGGCTATCCGGAGGAAATCGTCACCGCCGCACTGATGCTGGCCAGCCCGCATAGTTCCTATACCACCGCCGCGCTGGTCCGCGTTGACGGGGGGCAATAG
- a CDS encoding caspase family protein — translation MKRLILAALLAAVAAPANAEIRAVFVGIDKYRFSRANPETPEANFRDLSGAVRDVGTIKDALRRAYALDLDRELPGQCESANQVSITLTDYCATKAAILQAWNRQIDASRPGDTVILYYAGHGSRFIEATGSEQASGFNSTIMATDAREPGALAPADILDREIRPIIDRATAAGVRVVTIFDSCNSGTATRNLDAEARTAPPLLVARVEPSAPPASTGNLGAYRVHLAAAEDGQEAFETGGVGKRGGVFTAALAKALVSQPGSSFADLAVAAREGMLAAGQTRQTPHAEGALRATLGGDEVRVPIFDAVRGRDGVNIIGGSLTGITAGSTFVLYPSVSAALPGTTQPLATGMATVVEPGRTQLQLDNPVDLPGRLVARELVHRFETTVPIAVRGSDPALDAALAGIAHARIAPRPQIVVVPGPEVTQLLSPRGTVLARLPTPSDPAFAFLLDRALGKVARVNALTALAGRPQSGQAELCIQNMHPDYQPEVCPKAPNGVRQLALNQPALIVGKNSAAEQRYLYVLGIDPEFGITLLLPPNGALDDPIGAGNILVVPEGQNISPDAPGSYRFVTLSTNARIPAQALEQTGLATVDREVCLTRLSRQACADAARARDPALVWVSAWAATLTLAEVK, via the coding sequence ATGAAGCGACTTATCCTTGCAGCGCTGCTTGCAGCAGTAGCCGCACCGGCTAACGCCGAGATACGGGCGGTTTTCGTCGGGATCGACAAATACCGGTTCTCGCGCGCCAACCCCGAAACGCCGGAAGCCAACTTCCGCGATCTGAGCGGTGCTGTGCGCGATGTCGGCACGATCAAGGATGCACTCCGCCGCGCCTACGCACTCGATCTGGATCGCGAGCTGCCGGGGCAATGCGAATCCGCCAACCAGGTTTCGATCACACTAACCGACTATTGCGCGACCAAGGCCGCGATCCTGCAGGCTTGGAACCGCCAAATCGATGCCTCGCGCCCGGGCGATACCGTGATCTTGTATTACGCCGGACACGGCTCCCGCTTTATCGAGGCTACCGGCTCCGAGCAGGCCAGCGGATTCAATTCCACCATCATGGCTACCGATGCTCGCGAACCCGGAGCACTGGCCCCCGCCGACATCCTTGATCGCGAGATCCGCCCGATCATCGATCGCGCGACTGCGGCCGGGGTGCGGGTGGTGACGATTTTCGATTCCTGCAATTCCGGAACAGCGACCCGCAACCTTGATGCAGAGGCGCGCACTGCCCCGCCATTGTTGGTTGCGCGGGTGGAACCGAGCGCGCCGCCCGCCTCGACCGGCAACCTTGGTGCATACCGGGTCCACCTCGCCGCCGCCGAAGACGGGCAGGAGGCCTTCGAGACCGGTGGTGTCGGCAAGCGCGGTGGGGTCTTTACTGCAGCATTGGCCAAGGCGCTGGTATCGCAGCCCGGATCGAGCTTCGCCGATCTGGCGGTGGCGGCGCGCGAAGGCATGCTCGCGGCAGGGCAGACCCGTCAGACGCCGCATGCCGAAGGCGCGCTGCGGGCGACGCTAGGCGGCGACGAAGTCCGCGTGCCGATCTTCGATGCTGTGCGCGGGCGCGATGGCGTGAACATCATCGGCGGCAGCCTGACCGGCATTACGGCGGGCTCGACCTTTGTGCTCTATCCCAGCGTCAGCGCGGCGCTGCCGGGGACGACCCAGCCACTGGCTACCGGCATGGCCACTGTGGTCGAACCGGGTCGCACCCAGTTGCAACTCGACAATCCGGTCGACCTGCCCGGGCGCTTGGTGGCCCGCGAGCTGGTGCACCGTTTCGAAACCACTGTGCCGATTGCCGTCCGAGGCAGCGATCCGGCGCTCGACGCGGCGCTTGCCGGGATCGCCCATGCCCGGATTGCGCCGCGGCCGCAGATCGTGGTCGTCCCCGGACCGGAAGTGACCCAGCTGCTCTCGCCGCGCGGTACGGTGCTGGCCCGGTTACCGACCCCAAGCGATCCGGCCTTCGCCTTTCTGCTTGACCGCGCGCTCGGCAAGGTAGCCCGGGTAAATGCCCTGACCGCGCTGGCCGGCCGGCCGCAGTCTGGGCAAGCGGAACTCTGCATACAGAACATGCACCCGGACTATCAGCCTGAGGTGTGCCCTAAGGCACCCAATGGTGTGCGTCAGCTGGCCCTGAATCAACCAGCACTGATTGTTGGGAAGAACAGCGCTGCCGAACAGCGCTATCTCTATGTCCTTGGGATTGATCCCGAATTTGGCATCACGCTCCTGCTGCCGCCAAATGGCGCGCTCGACGATCCGATTGGAGCAGGGAACATCCTGGTCGTGCCGGAAGGACAGAACATCAGCCCTGATGCGCCGGGTTCGTACCGTTTCGTCACCCTTTCCACCAATGCCCGCATTCCGGCGCAGGCGCTTGAACAGACCGGCCTGGCGACGGTGGACCGGGAGGTCTGTCTGACCCGGTTGAGCCGTCAGGCCTGCGCGGATGCCGCGCGCGCGCGCGATCCTGCCCTGGTCTGGGTCAGCGCCTGGGCGGCAACTCTCACTCTGGCGGAGGTCAAATGA
- a CDS encoding MFS transporter encodes MSEAALPKHHAATQSERKVILASSLGTVFEWYDFYLYGLLATVISAQFFSGVNETTGFIFALAAFAAGFAVRPFGALVFGRIGDLVGRKNTFLVTMGLMGLSTFVVGLLPSYAAIGVAAPVLLIVMRLIQGLALGGEYGGAATYVAEHAPNEKRGLYTSFIQTTATLGLFAALLVVIGTRMLVGEEAFKDWGWRVPFLVSILLLAVSMWIRMQLAESPVFQKMKDEGTTSKAPLTEAFGQWRNGRWVLIALLGAVAGQAVVWYTGQFYALFFLEKTLKVDGATANILIAIALAIGTPFFIFFGWLSDRIGRKPIVLVGCALAALTYFPAFHALSEAANPALTEAQARAPVTVSAVPETCSFQFDPVGKQKFDQTGCDIAKSALAKAGIPYSSVELADAGTQAVVKIGAEELVIHPGAEDIAKIGPALEQAGYPGKADPARIDKPRVVMILTYLVLLVTMVYGPIAALLVELFPSRIRYTSMSLPYHIGNGWFGGFLPTTAFAMVAATGDIYYGLWYPIVVAAATVVIGLLFLPETFRRNIDQ; translated from the coding sequence ATGAGCGAAGCCGCCCTGCCCAAGCACCACGCCGCCACCCAAAGCGAACGCAAGGTGATCCTCGCCTCGTCGCTCGGCACCGTGTTCGAATGGTATGATTTCTACCTCTATGGGCTGCTGGCGACGGTTATCTCCGCCCAGTTCTTCTCGGGCGTCAATGAAACGACCGGATTCATCTTCGCCTTGGCCGCCTTTGCCGCCGGCTTTGCCGTGCGGCCGTTCGGGGCGCTGGTGTTCGGGCGGATCGGCGATCTGGTGGGGCGCAAGAATACCTTCCTGGTGACCATGGGGCTGATGGGTCTGTCCACATTCGTGGTTGGCCTGCTTCCGTCCTATGCCGCGATCGGCGTGGCCGCTCCGGTGCTGCTGATCGTGATGCGACTGATCCAGGGGCTGGCGCTGGGTGGCGAATACGGCGGCGCGGCAACCTATGTGGCCGAACATGCCCCCAACGAGAAGCGCGGGCTCTATACCAGCTTCATCCAGACCACGGCCACGCTCGGCTTGTTCGCGGCGTTGCTGGTGGTGATCGGCACCCGGATGCTGGTGGGCGAAGAAGCGTTCAAGGACTGGGGCTGGCGGGTGCCGTTCCTGGTCTCGATCCTGCTGCTGGCCGTTTCGATGTGGATCCGGATGCAGCTGGCGGAAAGCCCGGTCTTCCAGAAGATGAAGGATGAAGGCACCACCTCCAAGGCTCCGCTGACCGAGGCTTTCGGGCAGTGGCGGAACGGGAGATGGGTGCTGATCGCGCTGCTGGGCGCCGTCGCTGGCCAGGCGGTGGTCTGGTACACCGGCCAGTTCTACGCGCTGTTCTTCCTTGAAAAGACGCTGAAGGTTGATGGTGCCACGGCCAATATCCTGATCGCTATCGCGCTGGCGATCGGCACGCCGTTCTTTATCTTCTTTGGCTGGCTGTCGGACCGGATTGGTCGCAAGCCCATTGTTCTGGTCGGCTGCGCACTGGCCGCGCTGACCTATTTTCCGGCGTTCCATGCGCTGTCCGAGGCCGCCAACCCGGCGCTGACAGAGGCCCAAGCGCGCGCACCGGTGACGGTTAGCGCCGTGCCGGAGACCTGCTCATTCCAGTTCGATCCCGTCGGCAAGCAGAAGTTCGACCAGACCGGGTGCGATATCGCCAAGTCGGCGCTGGCCAAGGCCGGCATTCCCTATTCCAGCGTCGAACTGGCGGACGCTGGAACCCAGGCCGTGGTCAAGATAGGCGCTGAGGAGCTGGTAATCCACCCCGGCGCCGAAGACATCGCCAAGATCGGCCCGGCGCTTGAACAGGCCGGCTATCCGGGCAAGGCTGATCCGGCGAGGATCGACAAGCCCAGGGTAGTCATGATCCTGACCTACCTCGTCTTGCTCGTGACTATGGTCTACGGCCCGATCGCAGCACTGCTGGTGGAGCTGTTCCCCAGCCGGATCCGCTATACCTCGATGAGCCTGCCCTATCACATCGGCAATGGCTGGTTCGGCGGCTTCCTGCCAACCACCGCCTTTGCCATGGTAGCGGCGACGGGCGATATCTACTACGGGCTATGGTACCCGATCGTGGTCGCCGCGGCGACTGTCGTGATCGGGCTGCTCTTCCTGCCGGAAACTTTCCGGCGCAATATCGACCAGTAA
- the cysD gene encoding sulfate adenylyltransferase subunit CysD: MTKSLTHLDRLEAEAIHIMREVVAEAERPVMLYSIGKDSAVMLHLAKKAFYPAPPPFPLLHVDTTWKFRDMYGLRQKAADEAGMELHVWQNPEARERGINPFDHGPLHTDMWKTEGLKQALDHYGFDAAFGGARRDEEKSRAKERIFSFRTASHAWDPKNQRPELWNLYNARKHKGESIRVFPISNWTELDIWQYIQQEGIEIVPLYFAAPRPTYEWDGQLFMADDLERLERVLGRKLPTTERSIRFRTLGCFPLTGAVESEAATLSDVIRETLLTTTSERQGRVIDKDGGDASMEKKKQEGYF; encoded by the coding sequence ATGACCAAGTCCCTGACTCACCTCGATCGGCTGGAGGCCGAGGCGATCCACATCATGCGCGAAGTGGTGGCCGAGGCCGAGCGGCCGGTAATGCTCTATTCGATCGGCAAGGACTCCGCGGTGATGCTGCATCTCGCGAAGAAGGCCTTCTATCCCGCGCCGCCGCCGTTCCCGCTGCTGCACGTCGACACTACCTGGAAGTTCCGCGACATGTACGGCCTGCGCCAGAAGGCGGCGGATGAAGCGGGCATGGAACTGCATGTCTGGCAGAACCCGGAAGCCAGGGAGCGCGGGATCAACCCGTTCGACCACGGTCCGCTTCATACTGACATGTGGAAGACCGAAGGGCTGAAGCAGGCGCTGGACCACTATGGTTTCGACGCGGCTTTTGGCGGCGCGCGGCGCGATGAGGAAAAGAGCCGGGCCAAGGAACGGATCTTCTCGTTCCGCACGGCCAGCCATGCCTGGGACCCTAAGAACCAGCGGCCCGAGCTGTGGAACCTCTACAACGCGCGCAAGCACAAGGGGGAGAGCATCCGGGTCTTCCCGATCTCCAACTGGACTGAGCTCGATATCTGGCAATACATCCAGCAGGAGGGGATAGAGATCGTCCCGCTCTATTTCGCCGCGCCGCGCCCGACCTATGAATGGGATGGGCAGCTGTTCATGGCCGATGACCTTGAGCGGCTTGAACGGGTGCTCGGCCGCAAGCTGCCCACCACCGAACGCTCGATCCGCTTCCGCACGCTTGGCTGCTTCCCGCTGACCGGCGCGGTGGAGAGCGAGGCGGCGACCCTGAGCGACGTAATCCGCGAAACGCTGCTGACCACCACGTCCGAACGGCAGGGCCGGGTGATCGACAAGGACGGCGGTGACGCCTCGATGGAGAAGAAGAAGCAGGAGGGGTACTTCTGA
- a CDS encoding S1 family serine peptidase, translated as MRYILPALALGLAGSAIAQEAPPSPPPDQPEATEATAEADDGGRIVGGTPALPGTVPWQVEIVTTNAITPTELEEDRALGIKRQLWETQHLCGGALIEPGWVLTAAHCFVDKNDGLRALNERAVNLGGQDLRFTTPMRIERVAVFGSYSRKGSKKNDVALVKIEQIPGRTNAAIAARAQPIRLLGSKAGDRPLALQDKVTVTGWGITGAHEDGDVRDLAKRPLRASPELLEVGLQVKPQADCREKVAGAASRGGLGSGVICAGAGANESKDSCSGDSGGPMTRMQGRERVLVGLVSWGVGCGIKGRPGLYANVTEPAIQKWIERAKKNAPPGKVARVK; from the coding sequence ATGAGATATATCCTACCCGCGCTCGCGCTTGGTCTGGCCGGATCGGCCATTGCCCAAGAGGCTCCTCCATCTCCTCCGCCTGATCAGCCGGAAGCAACCGAAGCCACAGCCGAAGCCGATGATGGCGGCCGGATCGTTGGCGGGACTCCCGCACTGCCTGGCACCGTGCCCTGGCAGGTCGAGATCGTGACCACGAATGCGATCACCCCGACCGAGCTGGAAGAGGACCGCGCGCTGGGAATCAAGCGACAGCTTTGGGAAACCCAGCACCTGTGTGGCGGCGCGTTGATCGAGCCGGGCTGGGTGCTCACTGCAGCGCATTGCTTTGTTGACAAGAACGACGGCTTGCGCGCCCTCAATGAACGCGCCGTAAACCTTGGCGGCCAGGACCTGCGTTTTACCACTCCGATGCGGATCGAGCGGGTGGCCGTGTTCGGCAGCTATAGCCGCAAAGGCAGCAAGAAGAACGACGTGGCGCTGGTCAAGATCGAACAGATCCCCGGCCGAACCAATGCTGCGATTGCCGCCCGCGCCCAGCCGATCCGGTTGCTTGGCTCCAAGGCTGGCGATCGCCCGCTGGCCTTGCAGGACAAGGTCACGGTGACCGGCTGGGGCATTACCGGGGCGCATGAGGATGGCGACGTCCGGGACCTCGCCAAACGGCCCCTGCGCGCTTCGCCCGAGCTGTTGGAGGTTGGGCTGCAGGTGAAACCGCAGGCCGATTGCCGCGAGAAGGTGGCCGGTGCCGCGTCACGCGGTGGGCTGGGCAGCGGCGTGATCTGCGCCGGGGCCGGGGCCAACGAAAGCAAGGACAGTTGCTCTGGCGACAGCGGCGGCCCGATGACGCGAATGCAGGGGCGCGAACGCGTTTTGGTCGGTTTGGTATCGTGGGGCGTCGGCTGCGGCATCAAAGGCCGCCCGGGCCTTTACGCCAATGTTACTGAACCGGCGATCCAGAAATGGATCGAGCGCGCAAAGAAAAACGCGCCACCCGGCAAGGTGGCGCGCGTCAAATAA
- a CDS encoding TIR domain-containing protein, with protein MTSGQATGAGGKPSTVFVSYSRADQKRALPVIELLEQAGFAVWWDGLIGGGERFSRTTATALETARAVVVLWSQTSAESHWVHDEATSGRDRGVLVPLSLDGTEPPLGFRQFQFIDISKGRLRAESERIIRAVAALHDAPPPTPEAKPRQVDRRMVLVGGGGLVLAGAGAAWWSGLIGGSSAEANSVAVLPFTNMSGDPEQTYFSDGLAAEVRAELARNSLLQVAAQASSNQFRERTEDAKTMSRKLGVTYLLDGNVRKSADSVRIAAELIDGRTGFSQWSQSFERPLTNVFAVQDEIAETVAAALTARVANPGRRRSAELGGTTDVAAYDSFLRGKDLFDQAANEATDRAALGQFEAAIARDAKYGAAHAYRALALAVIANQYVPAAQRPALFKEATTAARRATELAPKLALAFSALGFVLHSGLLDWKAARAPYDQSYALGAGDADVLTRFALFCARTGRFDEAASAMDRAIMLDRLNPRTYRQQGQVAYAARRYADALAPLDRALELNPRMGTANSVKGSCLLFLNRLDEARAAFEREPSLVVGLPGQAVVALRQGRQADAERLYSRLVSDLGDIALYQQAQVLAQWNKPAEALATLERARAQNDAGLIFIRNDPFLDPLRQMPEFLRLLKTLGYA; from the coding sequence ATGACATCAGGCCAGGCAACCGGGGCGGGGGGCAAACCGAGCACCGTTTTCGTCAGCTACTCGCGTGCCGACCAAAAACGCGCGCTACCGGTTATCGAGTTGCTGGAGCAAGCCGGGTTTGCCGTCTGGTGGGATGGCCTGATCGGAGGTGGAGAGCGGTTCTCCCGCACCACCGCAACGGCGCTTGAAACGGCCCGGGCCGTGGTGGTGCTTTGGTCCCAGACATCAGCAGAATCGCACTGGGTTCACGATGAGGCGACCAGCGGCCGCGACCGGGGTGTGCTGGTGCCGCTCTCGCTTGATGGAACCGAGCCGCCCCTTGGTTTTCGCCAGTTCCAATTCATCGACATTTCCAAGGGCCGACTGCGGGCCGAAAGCGAGCGGATCATCCGGGCGGTCGCCGCACTCCACGATGCGCCTCCACCGACGCCAGAGGCCAAACCGCGACAGGTCGACCGCCGCATGGTGCTGGTTGGCGGCGGCGGACTGGTACTGGCCGGAGCGGGGGCTGCCTGGTGGAGCGGACTGATCGGGGGCTCCAGCGCGGAAGCGAACAGCGTCGCGGTGCTACCCTTTACCAATATGAGTGGCGATCCTGAACAGACCTATTTTTCCGATGGTCTGGCCGCTGAAGTGCGCGCCGAGTTGGCCCGCAATTCCCTGCTGCAAGTGGCCGCGCAAGCCTCGTCCAACCAGTTCCGTGAGCGGACCGAAGACGCCAAGACGATGTCGCGGAAGCTGGGCGTCACCTATCTGCTCGACGGCAATGTCCGAAAGTCTGCGGATTCGGTCCGCATCGCCGCCGAACTGATCGATGGCCGCACCGGCTTCAGCCAATGGAGCCAGAGCTTTGAGCGGCCGTTGACCAATGTCTTCGCCGTCCAGGACGAGATTGCCGAAACCGTCGCCGCCGCGCTGACTGCGCGGGTGGCCAATCCGGGCAGGCGCAGGTCGGCCGAACTAGGCGGGACTACCGATGTGGCCGCCTATGATTCCTTCCTGCGCGGCAAGGACCTGTTCGATCAGGCAGCCAACGAAGCCACTGATCGTGCCGCACTGGGACAGTTCGAAGCTGCAATTGCCCGCGATGCGAAGTATGGCGCGGCCCACGCCTACCGGGCGCTGGCATTGGCGGTAATCGCCAACCAGTATGTCCCGGCCGCACAGCGCCCGGCGCTGTTCAAGGAAGCCACCACGGCGGCGCGGCGTGCGACCGAGCTGGCTCCGAAGCTGGCCCTGGCTTTTTCCGCGCTGGGTTTCGTGCTGCACAGCGGCTTGCTGGACTGGAAGGCTGCACGTGCACCCTATGACCAGTCCTATGCGCTGGGCGCCGGCGATGCCGACGTGCTGACCCGATTTGCACTGTTCTGTGCCCGTACTGGCCGCTTTGACGAAGCCGCCAGCGCGATGGATCGGGCCATAATGCTCGACCGGCTCAATCCCCGCACGTACCGTCAACAGGGCCAGGTCGCTTATGCCGCGCGGCGCTATGCTGATGCGCTTGCCCCGCTCGACCGGGCGCTGGAACTGAACCCTAGGATGGGCACGGCCAATTCGGTCAAGGGTTCCTGCCTGCTGTTCCTGAACCGACTGGACGAAGCCCGGGCTGCATTTGAACGCGAACCATCGCTTGTGGTCGGCCTGCCCGGCCAGGCCGTGGTTGCCCTGCGGCAAGGCCGCCAGGCCGATGCGGAGCGGCTGTATAGCCGCCTGGTCAGCGATTTGGGCGATATTGCGCTTTACCAGCAGGCTCAGGTCCTGGCCCAGTGGAACAAACCCGCCGAGGCGCTTGCCACGCTGGAGCGAGCGCGGGCCCAGAACGATGCCGGCCTGATCTTCATCCGCAACGATCCATTCCTGGATCCGCTGCGCCAGATGCCCGAATTTTTGCGATTGCTTAAGACGCTAGGCTATGCGTAG
- the cysN gene encoding sulfate adenylyltransferase subunit CysN: MTRPAYTPEAAIAEDIEGYLASHRDKELLRFITCGSVDDGKSTLIGRLLYDSKMIFDDQLSALEADSKRVGTQGQEIDFALLVDGLAAEREQGITIDVAYRFFTTEKRKFIVADCPGHEQYTRNMVTGASTADLAVILIDARKGVLVQTRRHSYLCKLLGIRHFVLAVNKMDLVDYSQDRFDEIVADYQRFAASIGIDHFAAIPISGFKGDNITALSANTPWFKGPVLIDQLETVSLDRAAEQAAPLRLPVQWVNRPNLDFRGFAGQIASGTVRPGDAVRVLPSGRTTTVSRVVTLGGDLDQAVAGESVTLTFADEIDCSRGDVIAAADAPPEVADQFEATLVWMDDQALIPGRGYWLKLGTQTVSTTVQQPKYTINVNTLEHLAAKTLELNGIGVAELATDKPIVFEAYVQSKALGGFILIDKLTNRTVAAGMLNFSLRRAQNVHWQPTDITREDHAALKNQKPRVLWFTGLSGSGKSTIANAVEKRLNLMNRHTFLLDGDNVRHGLNKDLGFTEADRIENIRRVGEVAKLMADAGLIVLTAFISPFRAERDMVRAMLPEGEFIEIFVDTPLEVAEARDVKGLYKKARSGALKNFTGVDSPYEPPEHPEIRVNTVEMTVDEAADAIIRAILPLK; encoded by the coding sequence ATGACCCGTCCTGCCTACACCCCCGAAGCCGCAATTGCCGAGGATATCGAGGGCTACCTCGCCAGCCACCGCGACAAGGAGCTGCTGCGCTTCATCACCTGCGGCTCGGTTGATGACGGTAAGTCCACGCTGATCGGACGGCTGCTTTACGACAGCAAGATGATCTTCGACGATCAGCTTTCCGCGCTTGAAGCGGATTCGAAGCGGGTCGGCACGCAAGGGCAGGAGATCGATTTTGCCCTCCTCGTCGATGGCCTGGCCGCCGAGCGTGAGCAGGGCATTACGATCGACGTGGCCTACCGCTTCTTCACGACCGAAAAGCGCAAGTTCATCGTCGCCGACTGTCCGGGGCACGAACAGTACACCCGCAACATGGTCACCGGCGCGAGCACCGCCGACCTTGCCGTGATCCTGATCGATGCGCGCAAAGGCGTGCTGGTCCAGACCCGGCGGCATTCGTACCTGTGCAAGCTGCTGGGCATCCGCCACTTCGTGCTGGCAGTGAACAAGATGGACCTGGTCGATTACAGCCAGGACCGGTTCGACGAGATCGTGGCTGACTATCAGCGCTTCGCCGCTTCGATCGGCATCGATCATTTTGCGGCGATCCCGATCTCCGGATTCAAGGGCGACAATATCACGGCCCTGTCGGCGAATACGCCTTGGTTCAAGGGACCCGTGCTGATCGATCAGCTCGAAACCGTGTCACTTGACCGTGCGGCTGAGCAGGCTGCGCCGCTGCGGCTGCCGGTGCAGTGGGTCAATCGGCCCAACCTCGATTTCCGGGGCTTTGCCGGCCAGATCGCCAGCGGCACAGTGCGGCCGGGCGATGCGGTGCGGGTGCTGCCCTCGGGCCGGACGACTACGGTCAGCCGGGTCGTGACCCTTGGCGGGGACCTAGACCAGGCAGTCGCTGGCGAATCCGTTACCTTAACTTTCGCCGACGAGATCGACTGTTCGCGCGGCGATGTGATCGCGGCAGCCGATGCGCCGCCCGAAGTGGCCGACCAGTTCGAGGCGACGCTGGTCTGGATGGATGACCAGGCCTTAATCCCCGGCCGCGGCTATTGGCTCAAGCTTGGGACGCAGACTGTCTCTACGACGGTGCAGCAGCCAAAATATACGATCAACGTCAATACGTTGGAGCACCTTGCGGCCAAGACGCTTGAACTCAACGGCATCGGCGTGGCCGAACTGGCGACGGACAAGCCGATCGTGTTCGAAGCCTATGTCCAGTCCAAGGCGCTGGGCGGCTTCATCCTGATCGACAAGCTGACCAACCGCACGGTTGCGGCCGGCATGCTGAATTTCAGCTTGCGCCGCGCCCAGAATGTTCACTGGCAGCCGACCGACATTACGCGTGAGGATCACGCCGCGCTGAAGAACCAGAAGCCGCGCGTGCTGTGGTTCACCGGGCTGTCGGGATCGGGCAAGAGCACGATCGCCAATGCGGTCGAGAAGCGCTTGAACCTGATGAACCGCCACACCTTCCTGCTTGATGGCGACAATGTTCGTCATGGCCTCAACAAGGACCTGGGCTTTACCGAGGCGGACCGGATCGAGAACATCCGCCGCGTCGGCGAAGTGGCCAAGCTGATGGCCGATGCTGGACTGATCGTGCTGACTGCCTTCATCAGCCCGTTCCGCGCCGAACGCGACATGGTCCGCGCCATGCTGCCTGAGGGTGAGTTCATCGAGATCTTCGTCGACACGCCGCTCGAAGTGGCGGAGGCCCGCGACGTGAAGGGGCTCTACAAGAAGGCCCGCAGCGGCGCGCTCAAGAACTTCACCGGGGTCGACAGCCCCTATGAGCCGCCTGAGCATCCGGAGATCCGCGTGAACACGGTCGAGATGACAGTTGATGAAGCCGCGGATGCGATCATCCGCGCGATCCTGCCGCTCAAATGA